A window of Streptomyces sp. SAI-127 contains these coding sequences:
- a CDS encoding DUF4091 domain-containing protein → MARTSSVAAGFVAGVVVAASTTAIAVTGTATTGTDLNSKATTTWLTVKVADAMGTRDTITWVPTGSFAGSAEERVPRYPMTPIQGKDTKELKLSAVRNEQVSAQLAIASGHNLDDVKAVVGDLTGPGGAKLSGADTQLRFVKYVPVQRSKSEVDWSATIDQVSSGKEVSGDRNPDVVGDPLAEGSSVDVPAYAAQPLWFTFHIPEGAKPGTYTGAVKVNADGRTQSTYPLTIEVADASVPDPKDYSFFLDVWAQPETMAKNHGVRLWSDEHWKLIDKYDRDLASRGQKVINTTIVDNPWHHQWSLGTRESQTATPYTSMVGWTWNGKTFSFDFSRWDKYVETARRAGLGPDIGAFSMLAFQDQEHLTYTDTTTGRTVYENVDLGGDRWRQAWGTFLPAFEKHVKAKGWLDHTWLSFDERPIDTMTVVKNFVHEVAPAFDDRISVAGSINTEGVASNLSVDWGGIDAMTKEKVEERRKAGKITTFYVYGAPAHPNTLSYSPAVESRMLPWISAQRDLDGFLRWSYNSWTSDPFNRPVHIFTQGDEYLVYPGKDGPMSSIRWEQLKEGIEDYELIAQLRKKDGGTDSDALTEALTTATRNLDGRTKDVGDIETARAAVVKGLTS, encoded by the coding sequence ATGGCACGTACATCCTCAGTTGCCGCCGGCTTCGTCGCCGGCGTCGTCGTGGCCGCAAGCACCACCGCGATCGCCGTCACCGGTACGGCGACCACCGGCACCGACCTCAATTCCAAGGCCACCACCACCTGGCTGACCGTCAAGGTCGCCGACGCCATGGGTACCAGAGACACCATCACCTGGGTCCCCACCGGCTCCTTCGCCGGTTCCGCGGAGGAGCGGGTCCCGCGTTATCCGATGACCCCCATCCAGGGCAAGGACACCAAGGAGCTCAAGCTCTCCGCAGTGCGCAACGAGCAGGTCTCGGCGCAGCTGGCGATCGCCTCCGGCCACAATCTCGACGACGTCAAGGCCGTGGTCGGCGACCTGACCGGGCCCGGCGGCGCGAAGCTGTCCGGTGCCGACACCCAGCTCCGGTTCGTCAAGTACGTGCCCGTGCAGCGTTCCAAGAGCGAGGTCGACTGGTCGGCCACCATCGACCAGGTCAGCTCCGGGAAGGAGGTGTCCGGCGACCGTAACCCCGATGTGGTCGGCGACCCGCTGGCGGAGGGGTCCTCGGTCGACGTACCCGCGTACGCGGCGCAACCGCTGTGGTTCACCTTCCACATCCCCGAGGGGGCCAAGCCCGGCACGTACACCGGCGCGGTGAAGGTCAACGCCGACGGCCGTACCCAGAGCACGTACCCGCTGACCATCGAGGTCGCCGACGCGAGCGTGCCCGACCCGAAGGACTACAGCTTCTTCCTCGACGTGTGGGCGCAGCCGGAGACGATGGCCAAGAACCACGGCGTCAGGCTCTGGTCCGACGAGCACTGGAAGCTGATCGACAAGTACGACCGAGACCTGGCCTCGCGCGGCCAGAAGGTCATCAACACCACCATCGTCGACAACCCCTGGCACCACCAGTGGTCGCTCGGCACCCGGGAGTCACAGACCGCCACGCCGTACACCAGCATGGTGGGCTGGACCTGGAACGGAAAGACGTTCTCCTTCGACTTCAGCCGCTGGGACAAGTACGTCGAGACCGCCAGACGCGCCGGTCTCGGGCCTGACATCGGCGCCTTCTCCATGCTGGCCTTCCAGGACCAGGAGCACCTCACCTACACCGACACCACCACCGGCAGGACCGTCTATGAGAACGTCGATCTGGGCGGCGACCGCTGGCGTCAGGCATGGGGAACCTTCCTCCCCGCCTTCGAGAAGCACGTGAAGGCGAAGGGCTGGCTGGACCACACCTGGCTGTCCTTCGACGAGCGGCCCATCGACACGATGACCGTCGTCAAGAACTTCGTCCACGAGGTCGCGCCGGCCTTCGACGACCGCATCTCCGTGGCAGGTTCGATCAACACCGAAGGCGTCGCGTCCAACCTGTCCGTCGACTGGGGCGGCATCGACGCGATGACGAAGGAGAAAGTGGAGGAGCGGCGCAAAGCCGGCAAGATCACGACCTTCTACGTGTACGGCGCTCCGGCCCACCCCAACACCCTGTCCTACTCTCCCGCCGTCGAGTCGCGGATGCTGCCCTGGATCTCCGCCCAGCGGGATCTGGACGGCTTCCTGCGCTGGTCGTACAACAGCTGGACCAGCGACCCCTTCAATCGGCCGGTGCACATCTTCACGCAGGGCGACGAGTACCTGGTCTACCCGGGCAAGGACGGCCCGATGTCCAGCATCCGCTGGGAGCAGCTGAAGGAGGGCATCGAGGACTACGAACTCATCGCCCAGCTGCGGAAGAAGGACGGCGGCACCGACAGCGACGCCCTGACCGAGGCCCTCACCACCGCGACCCGGAACCTCGACGGCCGGACGAAGGACGTGGGCGACATCGAGACCGCGCGGGCGGCAGTCGTGAAGGGGCTGACGTCATGA
- a CDS encoding SGNH/GDSL hydrolase family protein has product MLLTVSAVMAGTAVPAGAGQQDDRRGWTGTWATAASEHYEVSGMSEVTVRMPVHISVGGSSVRIRLTNAYATDPVTIGHATVGLRDGGSAVARPYDLRFGGKRAVTVPAGGQAVSDPVGLAVPALADLVVSLHLPGPVTHITDHWWAQQTVYWTDYGAGDHTADTTGDAYTWTTTSWPFLSGVDVTAPRTGAVVALGDSITDGSYSTADTNQRWPDLLSARLNACLPGAGVLNAGITSNRITAGTETNPSALDRLERDVLSQPGARTLILFEGINDLGGASAEQIIAGMTEIADRAHQRGMRVVGATITPYKDFTWGGWSEETEARRQQVNAFVRDSRGVFDDYADFDRAVRDPADPRRLGAAYDSGDHLHPNDAGMKAFADSIDLSELGLGRGCS; this is encoded by the coding sequence TTGCTGCTGACCGTCTCGGCCGTCATGGCCGGTACCGCTGTGCCCGCCGGCGCCGGTCAGCAGGACGACCGGCGCGGCTGGACGGGGACCTGGGCGACGGCGGCCAGTGAGCACTACGAGGTCTCGGGGATGTCCGAGGTGACGGTACGGATGCCGGTGCACATCAGCGTCGGCGGTTCATCCGTGCGCATCCGGCTGACCAACGCCTACGCCACCGACCCGGTGACGATCGGGCACGCGACCGTGGGCCTGCGCGACGGCGGTTCCGCCGTGGCCCGTCCCTACGACCTGCGGTTCGGCGGCAAGCGCGCGGTCACCGTCCCCGCGGGCGGCCAGGCGGTCAGCGATCCGGTCGGACTCGCCGTGCCGGCCCTGGCCGACCTGGTCGTCAGTCTCCATCTGCCCGGTCCGGTCACGCACATCACCGATCACTGGTGGGCACAGCAGACCGTGTACTGGACGGACTACGGTGCGGGCGACCACACGGCCGACACCACCGGCGACGCCTACACCTGGACCACCACGAGCTGGCCGTTCCTCAGCGGCGTCGACGTGACCGCGCCGAGGACCGGGGCGGTGGTGGCGCTCGGCGACTCGATCACCGACGGGTCCTACTCGACGGCCGACACCAACCAGCGCTGGCCCGACCTGCTCTCCGCCCGGCTGAACGCCTGCCTGCCCGGCGCAGGGGTGCTCAACGCGGGCATCACCAGCAACCGGATCACCGCCGGGACCGAGACCAACCCCTCGGCCCTCGACCGGCTCGAACGCGATGTGCTCTCCCAGCCGGGCGCCAGGACGCTGATCCTCTTCGAGGGGATCAACGATCTCGGCGGGGCGAGTGCCGAACAGATCATCGCCGGGATGACGGAGATCGCCGACCGGGCGCACCAGCGCGGGATGCGGGTCGTCGGCGCCACGATCACCCCGTACAAGGACTTCACCTGGGGCGGTTGGAGCGAGGAGACGGAGGCGCGGCGGCAGCAGGTCAACGCGTTCGTCCGGGACTCCCGCGGGGTCTTCGACGACTACGCCGACTTCGACCGGGCGGTCCGGGACCCGGCGGATCCACGGCGGCTGGGCGCGGCGTACGACTCCGGTGACCATCTGCACCCCAACGATGCCGGGATGAAGGCATTCGCCGACTCCATAGACCTGAGCGAGCTCGGCCTCGGCCGCGGCTGTTCCTGA
- a CDS encoding beta-galactosidase gives MRGKWRSLLLAGALTAMSLTSAGVATPAQAEQQTPARHTVTYDQYSVQVDGKPLYLWGAEFHYFRLPSPDAWRDVLQKIKAGGFNAVSLYFDWGYHSSKAGSYDFTGTRDVERLLDEAERAGLYVIARPGPYINAEVSGGGMPAWRSTQAGVNRTSEPEYLKAAREWMSRINPIIARHQLTRGTGSVILYQVENEYQGGRHDADYMQTLIDWAKEDGIDVPTFVNDGGANQNWVSGKGAPDIYGFDAYPQGFDCKDPDTWKNLPDYSYVNEWKPESPLIIPEAQGGAFDPWGGTGYQDCAKLTGTDFTRVFSKMNIAAGVSGQSFYMTYGGTNWGWLADPNAVYTSYDYGAPINESRQLTDKYQEFKRLGYMVNSVTSLARTDRAEAPTPSDDALRIDRRVNPDDGTQFFTVRHGDTRVKDKDETTLSLKGADGDYPRVPQQGEITIDGRDAKLLVAGYDLGEDQRLVYSTSEIMTHAKIGDREVALLYGRAGETGETVLRYAERPKVTVLDGDVTTTWDAERGDLRLNYTHKGLARVLVNGMELLIADTAETAHWWRQDTAAGPVLVRGPSLVRTAELADGTLKLTGDSTKAAKIEVIADAKKVTWNGSDVAVTRAPLPVELPKLTTWKYKEEAPESAPGFDDATWTTADHLTANNAALAGSLPVLAMDEYGFHHGNVWYRGRFKTTGAATALALDAKTGNTGQYAVWLNGRHLGSSGDGAHTFDIPAGTLKSGSDGGDNVLSVLVENAGHNEEWGHDYSKEPRGLLSAEVIGGASTLTWKIQGNRGGEDPVDTARGPYNNGGLYGERAGWSLPGLPDGSWQSTTLSQQTAKTGPGVRWYRTSASLDLPQGQDNGLALDLAEPPGGSTGYRAEIFVNGWLIGRYLPGTGPQTRFVIPKGLLREQGSNTIALAVWSTEAGAGPGSVKLVDVGASAGGIKVGTVAAPSYDAKTYAMPVAGAQVTVDAEPFLSTGTATKVPVTLSVPKDAPTASNVGLTLKVPDGWTATTDDPTRFDRVRPGDKVTADYTVTPPSDPVHYAVLSANAKLTQPGRPGTVTGVRAVQVPPPALSADAYVSDLALVKAVNGWGPVEKDSSNGEDAAGDGRPLSIGGTTYTKGLGVHANSQVRVYLGGGCTRFTATAGVDDEVGDGGSVSFQVIADGRSLTTTPVVRGSDGGSGIDVDVTGARWLDLSVDGDGDVSSDHADWADARLTCGGGA, from the coding sequence ATGAGGGGCAAGTGGAGATCTCTGCTGCTTGCCGGAGCGCTGACTGCCATGTCCCTGACCAGCGCGGGTGTCGCGACACCGGCCCAGGCGGAGCAGCAGACCCCGGCGCGGCACACCGTCACCTACGACCAGTATTCCGTACAGGTCGACGGCAAGCCCCTGTACCTCTGGGGCGCCGAGTTCCACTACTTCCGGCTGCCCAGCCCCGACGCGTGGCGCGATGTCCTGCAGAAGATCAAGGCGGGCGGATTCAACGCCGTCTCGCTGTATTTCGACTGGGGCTACCACTCCTCCAAGGCGGGGTCGTACGACTTCACCGGCACCCGTGACGTGGAGCGGCTGCTGGACGAGGCCGAGCGCGCGGGCCTGTATGTGATCGCCCGGCCGGGCCCGTACATCAACGCGGAGGTCTCCGGCGGCGGCATGCCCGCCTGGCGGTCCACACAGGCCGGCGTGAACCGTACCTCCGAGCCGGAGTACCTGAAGGCGGCCCGGGAGTGGATGAGCCGGATCAACCCGATCATCGCGCGCCATCAACTCACCCGTGGCACAGGGTCGGTGATTTTGTATCAGGTCGAGAACGAGTACCAGGGCGGTCGCCACGACGCCGACTACATGCAGACCCTCATCGACTGGGCGAAGGAGGACGGCATCGATGTTCCCACCTTCGTCAACGACGGTGGCGCCAACCAGAACTGGGTGAGCGGCAAGGGCGCCCCGGACATCTACGGCTTCGACGCCTACCCGCAGGGCTTCGACTGCAAGGACCCGGACACCTGGAAGAACCTCCCGGACTATTCGTACGTCAACGAGTGGAAGCCCGAGTCCCCGCTGATCATCCCGGAGGCACAGGGCGGCGCCTTCGACCCGTGGGGCGGCACCGGTTACCAGGACTGCGCGAAGCTGACCGGCACCGACTTCACCCGGGTGTTCAGCAAGATGAACATCGCCGCCGGGGTGAGCGGCCAGTCCTTCTACATGACGTACGGCGGCACCAACTGGGGCTGGCTCGCCGACCCCAACGCGGTCTACACGTCGTACGACTACGGGGCCCCGATCAACGAGTCCCGCCAACTGACCGACAAGTACCAGGAGTTCAAGCGCCTCGGGTACATGGTCAACTCTGTCACCTCGTTGGCGCGCACCGACAGGGCCGAAGCGCCCACGCCTTCCGACGACGCCCTGCGTATCGACCGGCGCGTCAACCCCGACGACGGCACGCAGTTCTTCACCGTGCGGCACGGCGACACCCGTGTGAAGGACAAGGACGAGACCACCTTGTCGCTGAAGGGTGCGGACGGCGACTACCCGCGCGTACCGCAGCAGGGCGAGATCACCATCGACGGTCGGGACGCCAAACTCCTCGTCGCGGGTTACGACTTGGGCGAGGACCAGCGGCTCGTCTACTCCACCTCGGAGATCATGACGCACGCCAAGATCGGCGACCGCGAGGTGGCGCTGCTGTACGGGCGTGCAGGCGAAACCGGCGAGACCGTGCTGCGGTACGCCGAGCGGCCCAAGGTGACCGTCCTCGACGGCGACGTCACCACCACCTGGGACGCCGAACGCGGTGACCTGCGCCTGAACTACACCCACAAGGGCCTGGCCCGGGTGCTGGTGAACGGCATGGAACTGCTGATCGCCGACACCGCCGAGACCGCCCACTGGTGGCGGCAGGACACCGCGGCGGGCCCGGTTCTCGTACGCGGGCCGTCCCTGGTCCGTACGGCTGAACTTGCCGACGGGACACTGAAGTTGACCGGCGACTCCACCAAGGCCGCGAAGATCGAGGTCATCGCGGACGCCAAGAAGGTGACCTGGAACGGCAGCGATGTCGCCGTCACCCGGGCGCCGCTTCCCGTCGAGCTGCCCAAGCTGACGACGTGGAAGTACAAGGAGGAGGCGCCGGAGTCCGCTCCCGGCTTCGACGACGCCACCTGGACCACCGCCGACCACCTGACCGCCAACAACGCGGCGCTTGCCGGTTCGCTGCCGGTCCTCGCCATGGACGAGTACGGCTTCCACCACGGCAACGTCTGGTACCGCGGCCGGTTCAAGACCACCGGTGCCGCCACCGCGCTCGCACTCGACGCCAAGACCGGCAACACCGGCCAGTACGCGGTGTGGCTCAACGGCCGCCATCTCGGCAGCTCCGGCGACGGCGCGCACACCTTCGACATCCCGGCGGGCACGCTGAAGTCCGGTTCGGACGGCGGGGACAACGTCCTCTCCGTCCTCGTGGAGAACGCGGGCCACAACGAGGAATGGGGCCACGACTACTCCAAGGAGCCACGCGGTCTGCTCTCCGCCGAGGTGATCGGCGGGGCCTCCACCCTCACCTGGAAGATCCAGGGCAACCGGGGCGGCGAGGACCCGGTGGACACCGCCCGGGGGCCGTACAACAACGGCGGGCTGTACGGGGAGCGGGCCGGCTGGTCGCTGCCGGGCCTCCCCGACGGCAGCTGGCAGAGCACCACTCTCTCCCAGCAGACCGCAAAGACCGGGCCCGGGGTGCGCTGGTACCGCACCTCCGCCTCGCTCGACCTGCCGCAGGGCCAGGACAACGGGCTCGCGCTGGACCTGGCTGAACCCCCAGGCGGCAGCACCGGCTATCGCGCCGAGATCTTCGTCAACGGCTGGCTGATCGGTCGCTACCTGCCGGGCACCGGACCCCAGACACGGTTCGTCATCCCCAAGGGCCTCCTGCGTGAGCAGGGCAGCAACACCATCGCCCTGGCCGTCTGGTCCACCGAGGCCGGCGCCGGCCCGGGTTCGGTGAAGCTCGTCGACGTCGGCGCCTCGGCGGGCGGGATCAAGGTCGGTACGGTGGCGGCGCCCTCGTACGACGCCAAGACCTACGCCATGCCGGTCGCGGGCGCTCAAGTCACCGTCGATGCCGAGCCGTTCCTGAGCACCGGCACCGCGACCAAGGTCCCCGTCACCCTCAGCGTGCCGAAGGACGCCCCGACTGCCTCGAACGTCGGCCTGACGCTGAAGGTCCCGGACGGCTGGACCGCGACCACCGACGACCCGACCCGCTTCGACCGGGTACGGCCCGGCGACAAGGTGACAGCGGACTACACCGTGACCCCGCCCAGCGATCCCGTGCACTACGCCGTCCTGTCCGCGAACGCCAAGCTCACCCAGCCCGGCCGTCCGGGAACCGTCACCGGTGTACGCGCCGTACAGGTGCCACCGCCCGCGCTGTCCGCCGACGCCTATGTGAGCGACCTGGCCCTGGTCAAGGCGGTCAACGGCTGGGGGCCGGTGGAGAAGGACTCCTCCAACGGGGAGGACGCGGCGGGTGACGGTCGTCCCCTGAGCATCGGCGGCACCACGTACACCAAGGGCCTCGGCGTGCACGCGAACAGCCAGGTCCGGGTCTATCTCGGAGGTGGCTGCACCCGCTTCACCGCGACCGCCGGGGTGGACGACGAGGTCGGCGACGGCGGCAGTGTCTCCTTCCAGGTGATCGCCGACGGCCGTTCGCTCACGACAACCCCGGTGGTGCGGGGCTCCGACGGCGGCAGCGGCATCGACGTGGACGTGACCGGCGCCCGCTGGCTGGACCTGTCGGTCGACGGGGACGGCGATGTTTCCTCGGACCACGCCGACTGGGCCGACGCCAGGCTGACCTGCGGCGGCGGTGCCTGA
- a CDS encoding sugar isomerase — protein MSQTDIEIATQPDCWRQAVALARRPDGPVSASLPRPGERVAVVGCGTSWFIAQAYAALRESGGHGETDAFPASGMPDARAYDRVIALTRSGTTTEVLELLGRLRGTTPTTAVTAVPQSPVTGPADAVVVLDFADETSVVQTRFASTELVLLRAHLGEDLEQLPQQGRSALEEPLPAGVLEAEQFTFLGQGWAYGIAQEAALKMREAAGAWTEAYPVMEYRHGPISVTAPGRVAWWFGDPAALPSGLADEIADTGGQLVALGRDPLADLVVVHRLASALASARGLDPDNPRHLTRSVILA, from the coding sequence ATGAGTCAGACCGACATCGAGATCGCCACCCAGCCCGACTGCTGGCGGCAGGCCGTGGCACTGGCCCGGAGGCCCGACGGGCCCGTCTCCGCCTCGCTGCCCCGGCCCGGCGAGCGGGTGGCCGTCGTCGGCTGCGGGACGTCCTGGTTCATCGCCCAGGCGTACGCGGCACTGCGGGAGTCGGGCGGCCACGGCGAGACCGACGCCTTCCCCGCCTCCGGGATGCCGGACGCGCGGGCCTACGACAGGGTGATCGCGCTGACCCGGTCCGGCACCACGACCGAAGTACTGGAGCTGCTCGGCCGGCTGCGCGGAACAACCCCCACGACCGCGGTGACCGCGGTGCCGCAGTCGCCTGTGACGGGCCCGGCGGACGCTGTCGTCGTGCTCGACTTCGCCGATGAGACCTCGGTCGTCCAGACCCGTTTCGCCAGCACCGAACTGGTCCTCCTACGGGCCCACTTGGGCGAGGACCTGGAGCAGCTGCCGCAGCAGGGGCGCTCTGCGCTGGAGGAACCGCTGCCGGCGGGGGTGTTGGAGGCGGAGCAGTTCACCTTCCTGGGGCAGGGCTGGGCCTACGGGATCGCCCAGGAGGCGGCGCTGAAGATGCGTGAGGCGGCGGGCGCCTGGACCGAGGCCTACCCGGTGATGGAGTACCGGCACGGCCCGATCAGCGTCACCGCACCCGGCCGCGTGGCGTGGTGGTTCGGGGACCCGGCGGCCCTGCCGTCCGGTCTCGCCGACGAGATCGCGGACACCGGCGGGCAGTTGGTGGCGCTCGGCCGGGACCCGCTGGCAGATCTGGTCGTGGTGCACCGGCTGGCCTCCGCCCTCGCCTCGGCACGCGGGCTGGACCCGGACAATCCGCGCCATCTGACCCGTTCCGTGATCCTGGCCTGA
- a CDS encoding TIM-barrel domain-containing protein: MLMAPLTGSTAAATAAARPTTATTEGPKVTRTANAVTVSVPASAGTPGYTLDVATDELALTTRRAGKTVLATTAGDTGALRFTTADGTWQHATGVTDWTWKNGVLTVTADSTLDGATVEARITPGADRYQLDWDVRGGAPTQLGLTYDLSSAGHWYGHGEAETPQGGPGTDQPWPLDAGEVDHPTFGPASYHMIDPFWYTSKSTGLRVDTGNVMDVALNKGKDGLGSFVVESPDTYKATVFVESTPLEVYRDYIGIVGKPTKSDAPYEQYAKPLWNSWAQFYTKVDQEKLLDYATDLHDNGLDGHTIQLDDKWESNYGNLTWDPKTFPDPKGLSQKIHDMGFDFGVWVTLWINLDSANYQYAVDHGYLLMDAKDKTKPCDVTWWNGEAGIIDLANPEAKAWYEGNLKSLMDTYDIDGLKFDTRFFDERCAPREGSQVTDYQKLGTQLADEFDLQGAGIRVHWNKTAHEAGFVTRQVDKGTGWDSLRASASQNLAISTIGYPFVESDMIGGSGGQPAPTKDVLVRWAQSASLMPLMYASTSPVDTNDTTTGQKVDYDQETVDLYRQAIKTHEKLAPYIWDQVQSTLKTGDPIMRPLFFDFPKDEASYTVADEWMLGPAVLAAPKLSTGATRSVHLPPGTWYDVNQGTVIRGPQTLKGYAAPLGVTPAFVNIKAEGADKAIKALKRVDAPAASVLITPDAPATDAGKPFQVTTEVTNWSTGTLRSVKAALDLPDGWSAKSTGPTTADYLKNGATLTTTWTVTPAEDARWGSHDLTGTATYNGSNGSQRVSDTVQAQVKAAPSSVQAPYLTTDTTSEDPQYAQAGDQFAIWAGGQDLSGWKDEKGVIYRDDAAGEKATVHAQLVSQNSASPVGKAGIALANDLTAPEQGGYAVLVMTQSYGLEFMTDSDGDGKLDTWAGGGATYHPAYLKLTRDGATYTAYASKDGQAWSQVGTAQVPSAAGTEDAGMVASAANVNYPGEDIEAVFSGFTVTS, encoded by the coding sequence ATGCTGATGGCGCCCCTCACCGGCTCCACCGCCGCGGCCACGGCCGCCGCCCGTCCCACCACCGCCACCACCGAGGGGCCGAAGGTGACCCGCACCGCGAACGCCGTCACGGTCTCCGTGCCGGCCTCCGCCGGCACCCCCGGCTACACCCTCGACGTGGCCACCGACGAACTCGCCCTGACCACACGCCGCGCCGGGAAGACCGTGCTCGCCACAACAGCCGGCGACACCGGCGCCCTGCGCTTCACCACGGCCGACGGCACCTGGCAGCACGCGACGGGCGTCACCGACTGGACGTGGAAGAACGGCGTCCTGACCGTCACCGCCGACAGCACGCTCGACGGCGCCACGGTGGAGGCCCGGATCACCCCCGGCGCCGACCGCTACCAGCTCGACTGGGACGTCCGAGGCGGCGCACCGACGCAGTTGGGCCTCACCTACGACCTGTCGTCGGCCGGCCACTGGTACGGCCACGGCGAGGCGGAGACCCCGCAGGGCGGTCCCGGCACCGACCAGCCCTGGCCGCTGGACGCCGGCGAGGTCGACCATCCGACCTTCGGCCCGGCGTCGTACCACATGATCGACCCGTTCTGGTACACGTCCAAGTCGACCGGTCTGCGCGTCGACACCGGGAACGTCATGGACGTGGCGCTCAACAAGGGCAAGGACGGCCTCGGCAGCTTCGTCGTCGAGTCGCCCGACACCTACAAGGCCACCGTGTTCGTCGAGTCGACGCCGCTGGAGGTCTACCGCGACTACATCGGCATCGTCGGCAAGCCCACCAAGTCGGACGCCCCGTACGAGCAGTACGCCAAGCCGTTGTGGAATTCCTGGGCGCAGTTCTACACCAAGGTCGACCAGGAGAAACTGCTCGACTACGCCACCGACCTCCACGACAACGGTCTGGACGGGCACACCATCCAGCTCGACGACAAGTGGGAGTCGAACTACGGCAATCTGACGTGGGATCCGAAAACCTTCCCCGATCCCAAGGGTCTCTCCCAGAAGATCCACGACATGGGGTTCGACTTCGGCGTCTGGGTCACCCTGTGGATCAACCTGGACTCCGCCAACTACCAGTACGCGGTCGACCACGGCTATCTGCTCATGGACGCCAAGGACAAGACCAAGCCGTGTGACGTGACCTGGTGGAACGGCGAGGCGGGGATCATCGACCTGGCCAACCCCGAGGCCAAGGCCTGGTACGAGGGCAACCTCAAGTCCCTCATGGACACGTACGACATCGACGGGCTGAAGTTCGACACGCGCTTCTTCGACGAGAGGTGCGCGCCGCGCGAGGGCTCGCAGGTCACGGACTACCAGAAGCTCGGCACGCAGCTCGCCGACGAGTTCGACCTCCAGGGCGCCGGCATCCGGGTGCACTGGAACAAGACGGCCCACGAGGCCGGCTTCGTCACCCGCCAGGTCGACAAGGGCACCGGCTGGGACTCCCTGCGCGCCTCGGCCTCCCAGAACCTGGCCATCTCCACGATCGGCTATCCGTTCGTCGAGTCCGACATGATCGGCGGCTCGGGCGGCCAGCCCGCGCCGACGAAGGACGTACTGGTGCGGTGGGCGCAATCCGCCTCGCTGATGCCGCTGATGTACGCCTCGACCTCGCCGGTGGACACCAACGACACCACCACCGGACAGAAGGTGGACTACGACCAGGAGACGGTCGACCTCTACCGGCAGGCGATCAAGACGCACGAGAAGCTCGCCCCCTATATCTGGGACCAGGTGCAGAGCACCCTGAAGACCGGCGATCCGATCATGCGGCCGCTGTTCTTCGACTTCCCGAAGGACGAGGCGAGTTACACGGTCGCCGACGAGTGGATGCTCGGCCCGGCCGTGCTGGCCGCACCGAAGCTGAGCACCGGAGCCACACGCTCCGTCCATCTGCCGCCGGGCACCTGGTACGACGTGAACCAGGGCACGGTGATCCGCGGTCCCCAGACCCTCAAGGGGTACGCGGCGCCGCTCGGCGTCACCCCGGCCTTCGTCAACATCAAGGCCGAGGGCGCGGACAAGGCCATCAAGGCGCTCAAGCGCGTCGACGCTCCGGCCGCCTCCGTCCTGATCACTCCGGACGCCCCGGCCACCGACGCGGGCAAGCCGTTCCAGGTGACCACCGAGGTGACCAACTGGAGCACCGGGACCCTCAGGAGCGTCAAGGCGGCCCTGGACCTGCCTGATGGCTGGAGTGCCAAGTCGACCGGTCCGACCACCGCGGACTACCTCAAGAACGGCGCCACACTCACCACCACCTGGACGGTGACCCCGGCCGAGGACGCCCGCTGGGGCAGCCACGACCTCACCGGCACCGCCACCTACAACGGATCCAACGGGTCGCAGAGGGTGTCGGACACCGTGCAGGCACAGGTGAAGGCCGCTCCCAGCAGCGTGCAGGCGCCGTACCTGACGACCGACACCACCTCCGAGGATCCCCAGTACGCCCAGGCCGGTGACCAGTTCGCCATCTGGGCCGGCGGCCAGGACCTGTCCGGCTGGAAGGACGAGAAGGGCGTCATCTACCGCGACGACGCAGCCGGCGAGAAGGCCACCGTGCACGCCCAGTTGGTCTCCCAGAACAGCGCCTCACCGGTCGGCAAGGCGGGCATCGCCCTCGCCAACGACCTGACCGCACCCGAGCAGGGCGGTTACGCGGTGCTGGTCATGACCCAGAGCTACGGCCTGGAGTTCATGACCGACAGCGACGGCGACGGGAAGCTCGACACCTGGGCGGGCGGCGGCGCCACCTACCACCCGGCGTATCTCAAGCTGACCCGGGACGGCGCCACCTACACGGCGTACGCCAGCAAGGACGGCCAGGCCTGGTCGCAGGTCGGTACCGCCCAGGTGCCGTCGGCCGCCGGCACCGAAGACGCCGGGATGGTCGCCAGCGCGGCCAACGTCAACTACCCCGGCGAGGACATCGAAGCCGTCTTCAGCGGATTCACCGTCACCTCCTGA